TCATCACCAAATCCCCATTCAGCTCACCAGTCACTGGATGATTAAACAGTTGCTTTCTAGACAGTACCTGTTGGGCATTTCGTTTATAGGACTGGGTGAAACGACTTTGTTCACCATCTGCACAGGAAACTTCATGGTCTTTTCTATGAAAAACAAACCAGCTTGCAAAATAGAATGGCCATAATTATGCACCCTTCATCCCCTACAAGGCCAGTTACACAGGTTTTTACACAAAGCTGAATGCTTTTCAGCTAAAGCTGAATTCCTAGTCCTCTCAGCATCAATAAAATCTATCTTAGTAGCATATAGTTTCATGGCATTTTGCAAgccttgttttaaatttttaaaattctgcttACAGCTTAAAAGAGTGCAAACATAACTACTTCACATACACAACTTTGAAGGGTCACTCTTTAGCTGTGAGTTGATGTGAAAGGCATGGTTCACCATGCTTTTAGCACATCACATAGAAAGCAAAACCCATTACTCTGTCCATATTTTAAAATCCCTGATAAACTTGGAACCAGCTTCAGCAGGGTGAACGATGGATCTTCCTCAACCCTGCAACCCTCTGTTCCAATTGGTCACACTAACCACATGATTATAAAACTTcccaataaacaacacaaaccaCAGGACTGACTGACACATTAGTCACTTGTTTCTGCTCAAATCAATTGCAACATTTAGGCCTTACTGAACTAAAGAGTCAATCACAAGCAACTTCAAAAGCCTAAATCTTAAAGCTTAATGTCTCAACTCAATCCAGAACTTTACCTAGATAAATGTGCACTTGGTGTGCCCCTGGTCTGTTTGTCCCATATTTATTAACCAAGGGAGACTTGGGCATGTTTCCCTTACAAATGCTTGGTACTGGTAAGTGCtgcatttttctaaaatttattttttgctgcattttttgtggccttatgctccttgaggagtaacaaggaataaactaaactaaaactaatgCTGCACTTCTTCTACATGCAGCAGCTATAGATTTAATTTCCTATATGCAGTATCTCTGTAGTATTTATATTGCATTTCTCCTACATTCAGCAGCTATGGGTTTCATGACTCATTCCTCTTTCAGTTGATTCATTTTGACAGCAGTTTACTATCGTAATCAAAATGATGGCAATGTATTTTATCAGGAGTGTTGATCTGCTGGGTGATATTGATGCGAAATTATGTATTAGTTTTTGTCATCTAAATCTCTGCAAAATGTTTAAGTTCATGTAGCTACATGGTTATatgaaagcttttattttttaatgtatgctaTTTTGATTATGTAATGTAGGTTACTGAGGCATGGTATTGCATTTATGCAATGAGCGCGTAACTGTAACAATTATTGCAAGATCATGGTTCCATCACctgtttcttgatttttttttgtttttggctggCTTCATGAATATTTCATATATTCTTTTCTGAGGTAAGAATATGCAGTGTCATTAGCTTTCAGCAGTATTTGGTTGCCAGATATCTTTTTCTGCAAAGTCTATTGTCCTCAAAAGTTTAGAAGTCTGGTAGCTACAACATAGATTGTAAACTAGGCTGGCAGATAAATTATCACCTTTAGGTAATGcagctgtgatcagttgtcccTAAAATAGGAATTCATACTGatcattaaaatattcagaGGGAAATACCTCAAATCACGAAATTTttgcaaagactttttttttggaaagaccATTTTACTCCACAATCTGGATGTAGTCTTATCAGACAAGTGAACAACTGCAGCTGTTATACTTCTCAAATGTATGTCAATTCTATAGTAGGTAAAATCTGTTTCAAGCAACTAGAATACTGTGTTAAGCCAGCACACACTTGTGTTGAAACTTCTGTCACTTGTAATACTTATACAGGGGAGTAGTGCTTTGTCAGGAAGCAGTATCTAGGACTCTGCTATAATCTGATGGGAGGGGGAAGAAGAAAGCATATTGCGGTATTCATctacatgtatttaaaacaaaaacttcaatgATCTAActcaatttaaaaagaaaaaaaaaagaaacataaattttacttGTATCTTGAACTAAAACATGGTTATTTTCTGGAGTCAGAATGGGCTATATTGCTTAAGTCAGCcatgctgtttttaaaaaattattttcatgcatacttTAACATAAAGTTTGCAAGAATCAATGTTTTGGGTGGGGTAAATATTCTTGGGATAAACTTTCATTAATGTAAAGAATTGACAAGGGTGGGTGGTGGTAAGCAGACAGTCCTTGGACAATAGATTTTTTGAATATATACAGAGCATTTATAGTACTAAAAGATATTTCAAGATGCAGCTAGTAATTTAAGCCACCTAACAGGTGTTCAGCCTGGTTTTAAACCCTAAAACTGCACAGACAGGGCCAGAATATTTGGGTAAAACTGAtttataaaactgatttaaaactttcaagccagtcttaaactgccaagaaacacttctgtccattttttacttttcctggtgttttatatatttgttcacttttttgctcttcatttgttcttttttctgcgcaatgagcattcttcggaatggatacctgcgcattacaaattgacatcatcatcatcatcatcatttattgtACCTTCACCAGCTTCATAAACAGGAGAATGAATAGCTTAGAGATAATCAAGTGGTCTTAGATTGCAGCATATGCAGTGTTTACAAAACgacttcataattttaaaatataacgATTTAACAAATTATTGAAAAGATACAACCTCATGACAAGCATGTGTTCTATGTGACAGTTCAAGCATGGGAACAATTGAAAGAACTGCTACAGCTAGAGAAGAACTAGAAGTTAAGGAAAAGAATCTGAATAAAAGTGGTGATGCTTCACATTCAAAATTTCCAGCCAAACTGAGACTTCCAGAATACAGGAGAAAAGTTCTGCGAACTCTCTGGCTTGCAGGTGCTTGCTGGGCTATGGTATGTATAGTTTCAGAAAAGAACTGTACATTTCATCTACTCCTCTGGAAAAGTCAGGGGTTGAGGGAATACAATGTGgcaaaaaatattgaaggaGTATGTGGTCAGTTTACAGCAGCATCACAACAGCCCATGGCCGATTGTAGCAAGAACTTGTCACTTTATGTTGTTAATTATTTTAGCATGCTTAATGTAAAGAAATCAGCACATTCTTGAGTCTGGCTATAGTTTCATTAAATATCACTTTAGCAGTCATACAGCAACCAGTCATTGTATTTTGGATGTGTTTCAGTTTCCATTCAGTGGTTTTTAGGGATTCCTTTTTTTCCAGGTTACCTGTTAGACATCCCAATGGTTTTGTTGATTGCTCATCATAGAAGTTAATGGTCATGAGCATCTTGAAATAAGAGAAGCTCAGACTTCAGATAAAAGATTTGTGAAAACAAATTCCCTTTCTTTTACCAAATGCAATATGATTAGCCTCATTCATTGCTTATTATTTGAGTACATTATATCCTTCTAGGTAAATTCTTCTAAACTTAGCAAAATTTATTTGCTggagtttttaattttgttcaggTGTAAGAAAGTGGAGACTGAAACAGACCTACTGTTGGGGATTTTATGCTTAGACTGATGAGCTAGCATGCATCTGTCTGATGATGGTTACAGGAAGtgcttgatgatgataaagtttGTTCTATTTTATGCCCAAGCTGGCTGAGTTAATACACAATATCAGcaatagattttatttttggagattCCATCCCATGACTTAACACATAGAATCTCCTTAGCTCTGTATGAACACAAATAACTGGCATTTTTTTACCTTCTGTTTTTCACCCAAAAAGGGCTTGAGTACTGGCATAAGAGGCCCTTCCTTCCTTGACATACAAATCATCACACAGACAACTCTGGAATCTGCATCAGCATTTTTGACTGCATCCTATGTGGGAAACTTGTTGGGTGCAGTGTTTGCTGGTGTGATATATGACAAGCTGAATAAGTCATGTCTGTTGATTATGATCGTGATTGGGCTTTCCTTGACCAACATAGCACTGCCTTGGTGCTCACCATATGGCCTCATGGTGACCATACACATTCTTTGTACTCTTTTCAGTGGTGCAATTGACACAGGTCTGAAGTATTTACATACTCCCATCATATTTTGCCATCCTGCTTCTAGatcaggggtgcccaacctacagccCATGAGCCACATCTTGCCTGCAAAGGTACTGCTTCATGCAGcccactcattttaaccagacacaacataatttcatttctaacgtcatgattctggcaaaaccgccatttTCTGGCCcaaaagattttatatcatgtccagtgtggTCCTCAGGCAAggaaaggttgggcaccactgttCTACTtgaataaaagaattttatatttatacaaaggGCGGATGATTGAGAGTAATTTTAATGactacatttaaatataaagcTGTCACAAAGATACAGTTACATTCTGAATGAACAGACACTGAAGTAAAGTTAGGACAGTGTGGTTTTATTAGTCACAAAAATGGGCAGACATCAACTGTAAATTTCGGTCTATTGAGTGCACCTGTATATAAACACCATCCACtaaatttctgcttttttcagaaatgtgctgCACTAGTTTCTAAGCCCCAATTATATTGCCTCATTTTTGGCATGAGAAAGGTGCATGCGTCAGCAACTAATCTGAATGCTCTATGTGGCTTTGATTTTTAAATCTGAACAGTGAATGCCGTAACAATATTAACAGtgaacactttaacatggagctcattgaaaaaCTAAatggaatctgaaaaatctgcATCGCTGTTTAAGCCACAGGCTTTCAAGCTGAGGAAAAAAAGTTGTGGCTCAgagactgaaatttacagtaCTACTTTCAGAAACTTTTaggagaaattttaaaatatttatcaatcagtgttgtttttctgtgcatttacacatgtacatgtatgcttACATACTCAATATATTCACACCCTGTCCAGGTCTTCCTCACTAGCCATtcatataaacatgaaattattgttttgggttttttggttgttgttgttttagccTGCAATGCGGAACTGCTGAGAATTTGGGGTCAAGAAGGGAGGAAGTCCATGCAGTTCATGCACTTTTCCTTTGCTTTTGGCGGAGTCCTTGCACCACTCATCACTGAACCTTTTCTGACAAGCAATCCAGAAACCGATGATGCTACCAACAGATCTGAAGCAACAGCACAGAATATCACCTTAGCTGGGAAACACTTCTAGTCAGGTATTGCCACTGACAACTCAAGTCCACTATGCCTACCTTATTTGTGGGGTTATAATCTTTCTGACATCTCTTCCTCTTATTCACCAGTGGTTTGGGGAGAGATCAGAGAAAAGAAGGCAAGCCAcaggagaagaagagaagacagtTAAACAGCCCTTACCAAAcatctgtttatatttgttttactgGTGCTCTGTATCATGTACTTTTTGTACTGTGCAGTAGAAGAtacttttgcttcatttttgaCCACATTTGTTGTGAAACAACTCTTTTGGAGCAAATCTACAGGTGCTCTCATCACATCAGTGTACTGGGCTTCATTTGCCTCAGGTCgatttttatctattttcatCATTCACATCATACCAGTTATCCAACTCCTATTCATTTACAGTCTTACTCTCATTGTTGCTACAATtggtttctttctgtctgcacaCCATAATGTGACTGAGGGAGTGTGGGTATGCTCAGTGGCAGCAGGGCTAGCAATGTCATCATTTTTCCCAACTGGACTGCTTTGGATGGAAAGAGACCTTCTCCGAGTTACTGGCCGTGTGGCATCTGCTATTTTAGTTGCTTCATCATTAGGAAGCATGGTTGATCCCATCATTCTCGGCCATCTTATGCAGGAACAGACTCCTATGTGGTTTTCCTATATCCTCATGATTGAAGCTACTTTGTGTTTCTTCGCCTTTTTTGTGGTGTTTAGTCTGTCTCACTTATATCTGCGGAAACGTGGCATATCTGAACAACAAGTGCATGAAATTGTCATTCCTGTTCTCAATGATGAGCAgacaagtaaagaaaaatgtactCAGTTATAACTGTATAAACATCAAACTTGAGCGtgtgttagtaaaaaaaatacatttaaattgaATTGATCATAAAGATGTAAACTGGTAATTTCTGTCAACCTTCGTAAAATAATCATAGAACCAAAGCTACATGAGTTGTTATTAGTttataaatttaacattttaatgaatgtAACAAGTGTACAGTTAACAAGACTCAAAggtttgtaaaagaaacaatACACAAGACTGAAAAATTATATGCTGACACCACACAAGGgtaagcaacaaaataaaaatcattataaaaaaGCCTCCATTATGAATAACCTCAATGGGACAGATCCTAGCACCAGGACAGTAGAAGACATAAAGCTATTCTTTCCTATCAAATGACAGAATTTCTGTTCTCATTGTAAGATTAActaatgaacatttaaaaaaagataaaacactcAGCAAATGGAATAACTCATACAAGATGGCATCTTTaaacaatgattttatttcaagtaTCATCGCCTATTCACACTGCTTCATCTTGATATACTGATATTAAAACTAATCTTGAATCAGTGTAGTTTTAATTGTGGCAGCTTAATGCTAGCGTCTTTAAGTTCTTGTGAAATATCCACTCCAAAAGGGcatctgttgaaagaaaatcaaatttacTAACATAAGTAAAAATCTAAGGTTGTTTTTATGTTAAGCAGTACATGTTTCAGTTTTATCAACAACCAGGCCTATTATCATCCCCACcataacaaacaagaaactgtaATTACTTTGGTTGTATATCCAAGGCATCCACATCATGAACCTGTCCTGTATTCTGTAGCAACTTTTCCATTCCATTcctgaaaagtaaaacaaaatgcaactgaaatgtttttgcCAAGTGTTGAGAAATGAGCATGcgaggggggagagagaatgtAAGTGTACGTGTTTAAAGGACTTATTTTTGATAGAATGAGATTACGTGTATGTTTGCAAATTAGGAAAACTAATGTTAGAAGTATGCAGTCAACAAGTATATCAGTCTTATGTGCTACCAGTAGAAGAATTCAATATACTCTCATTTGAGAGTACTAAGGTGTAGCTGTTTTAATGGTTGATAGTTAAATCAGACTGTAAGACAGCTTTACTTATAGACTGCAATTTCCTATAAAATGTTGC
This sequence is a window from Pomacea canaliculata isolate SZHN2017 linkage group LG5, ASM307304v1, whole genome shotgun sequence. Protein-coding genes within it:
- the LOC112564345 gene encoding uncharacterized protein LOC112564345 isoform X3 gives rise to the protein MNGRVPNFNHETIACRKPHGSSSMGTIERTATAREELEVKEKNLNKSGDASHSKFPAKLRLPEYRRKVLRTLWLAGACWAMGLSTGIRGPSFLDIQIITQTTLESASAFLTASYVGNLLGAVFAGVIYDKLNKSCLLIMIVIGLSLTNIALPWCSPYGLMVTIHILCTLFSGAIDTGLKYLHTPIIFCHPASRSGVPNLQPMSHILPAKPAMRNC
- the LOC112564345 gene encoding major facilitator superfamily domain-containing protein 4A-like isoform X1; the encoded protein is MNGRVPNFNHETIACRKPHGSSSMGTIERTATAREELEVKEKNLNKSGDASHSKFPAKLRLPEYRRKVLRTLWLAGACWAMGLSTGIRGPSFLDIQIITQTTLESASAFLTASYVGNLLGAVFAGVIYDKLNKSCLLIMIVIGLSLTNIALPWCSPYGLMVTIHILCTLFSGAIDTACNAELLRIWGQEGRKSMQFMHFSFAFGGVLAPLITEPFLTSNPETDDATNRSEATAQNITLAGKHF
- the LOC112564345 gene encoding major facilitator superfamily domain-containing protein 4A-like isoform X2; translation: MGTIERTATAREELEVKEKNLNKSGDASHSKFPAKLRLPEYRRKVLRTLWLAGACWAMGLSTGIRGPSFLDIQIITQTTLESASAFLTASYVGNLLGAVFAGVIYDKLNKSCLLIMIVIGLSLTNIALPWCSPYGLMVTIHILCTLFSGAIDTACNAELLRIWGQEGRKSMQFMHFSFAFGGVLAPLITEPFLTSNPETDDATNRSEATAQNITLAGKHF